The genomic region TTCAGCTCGTACCCGGAGAGCTTCTCAAACGAGTACGAACGCAGGTCCTTCGTCGGGTACAGCCTCATCGGTCGGCTCCCAGCAGCTCGATCGTCGTGCCCGTCAGGTCGATGGTGTTGCGCCGCCCGTTGGGCTCGATGACGATTACCTTTTGTGCGCGTTCCAACGTTAAGCGCGACCGGAACAGCCCGAGTTCCTCCAGTAGCGGCGTCACCTCGGGGTTGGTGGGTAGGTAGCCCGTGGCGGCCCGCATGAGCAGTTCGAACAGGTCGACGTCAACGGTCATCGCCGCCTGGCCTTTGCTGTGGCGGAGAGTAAAGACGTCGGCGGCGGCCTCGACGTAGCTGTCGTCCGGCTGCTCTGCCTCGATCCGGAACTCTTCCGCAGGGAGGATCTTGACGACGGCACCCCCGTCATCCGTCGGCTCGCCGACCGACACCGCTACCCCCAGGTCGTTGTAGCCGACCGGGCCGATGCAGCGGGACAGCCCGCGTAGCAGCGGCTCAAGGAACTCGTCGCTCGGACTGCCCGCGAGAATCGCGGTGAACGCGTCCAGATGGCGGTAGGGCCCAAGGTGGCCGACTGCGGCCAGTTCCTCGTCCGCGGCGGTGAAGTAGTAACGGCGCTTCGCGCGGATGACCTCGTCGGCCGTGCGCGCCTTCGGAGCGAGCAGGCGCTCCGCCCTGGGCGCGGAAACGGCGCCAGGGTCGAGCATCCGCCACTCGTCGAGCAGGCGGTCGCGGCCGCCCAAGGCGTTGAAGGCCGCGGCGCTGAAATGCCGATCCAGCGCCGATAGGCCGAGCAACCCATCCCGGAACTCCCGGTGGATGTCCAAGCAGCCGAGGTCGACGGTCACCAGGTAGGCCAGCGCCGAGCGCAGGTCCCGGATCGTTGGCCGGCGGCCGCGCCGCAGGTGCGAGGTGAGGACCAGCCGGTGCAGACGGTCCTGGGCCTGGGGCTCGCGCAGGTCGGAGGCGTTACGGACAATCGGGCAACGAGGCTCGGCGAGACAGCCGGAGCAGGCGGACCACAGGTCGTCGGTGACCAGCGCGTCGAGCATCCGGACGGTCAGCGAGTCGGCTGCCGCCTCGGTGGACGCCATCGATCGCTTCTTCAGATCGACCCGGTCGATTCCGGTCTCTTCGGCCGTGGAGTCGTCGCCGTCAGTCTGGGTGAGCTTGTCGGCGATCTCGGGGTAACGGCCCGCCTCCCGTTCGAGGAAGTCGAGTAGCCGCCCGTCGTTCGCCGCGATCAGCGCCGTGTAGTGCGTGGCACGGGCCGGGTCGGTCAGCGGCTCGAGTGCCCTGCGGAGCAGGTCGTCCGCGGACATGTCCTCGTGCGACTCACTGGCGTCGTAGACGGACGCGAACTCGTGGCCGTCGAGTTCGAGCCGCCACCCGGACGCGTCGCGAGCGAGCACGGTCGCAGCACGCTCGAGCAGCGTGGCGCTCAGGCGTTCCAGGAAGGCGGTCTTGCCGTCACCCGGGTTGCCGCTGAAGACGACGAGCCTCGGCCGCCCGTCCACGATCCGCGGGACGAGGCGCTCGTCGAGTCTGGTCTCGACGTAGGTCTGGTTGGCGAACGGGGAGTCAAGGCCGCGGTTACCGCTGTTTCCGAGCCGGCTGTTGCGGAACAGCTGGCGAATGTCGTCCACGTTCGGGTTGACGAGCCAGGTCCGTTCGGGGGCTGTCTCGGTCTCCTGCCTGCTCTCCTCGAGGATCTTCGCGTCGTCCGGATGGATGGAGGACGGCTGTGCCTCCTGCGCGAGGCTGTGGGTGAGAGCGTTTCGGAAGGCCGAGGCCGATGCGAACCGACGGTCGGGATTCGGGTCGGAGCCGTGGAGCAGGACCTCGAGCAGCGTTGCCCCGCCGGTCGCCGAGACCTCCTCGTCCGTCGGCCGGACGAGGTTGGCCTTGTTCTGGTAGCGGCCGTTGTCCTCATAGGGGTAGCGACCGGTCAGCGCCTCGAAACACACGACGGCCAGGGAGTAGAGGTCCGCCGCGTCCGACCACGAACGGCCGGCAGCGATCTCCGGTGCCTGGTAGGGCAGGGTCCCGACGATGCTGTGGTCGGCGCCGTCGGAGGCCACGCCGAAGTCGATCAGAGTCGCCCGATCGTCCGCGTCCACGATGATGTTGTTGGGCGACACGTCGCGGTGCAGGACTTTGCGCTGGTGGGCGTACTCGAGGGCGTCGAGCATGTCGTGCAGGATCTTCAGGCAGGCCGCCGGGTTGCCCCGCAGCGTCGGGGCCAGCTTCTTGACCGTCTGGCCCTCGACGTACTCGGCGATGAGCGCGGGGCCGAACGGCTCCCACAGATAGTCCGTGGCCCGCACGATCCGGTCGTGTTTGAGTTTGTTCAGGTGCTTCAGCTCAGTACGTAGCCGGTCCTGCATCCCCATCGAATGCATGATCTTGAGGGTGTGGCGGATGTCCATCCGACGGTCGATCATCAGCCAGGTCATGGCGGTCGCGCCGGACCCCAGCTCCTCGAGGAGTTCGTACTTGTCGACCTTCGCTCCCCGCACGGGACGCGCCGAGCGCTTGCGCTCCTCACGCAGATAGCCGGCGAGCATTTCGGCGGCCTCGCGGGCGTCCGGTCGGTCGTTCGGGCTCACCGCCATGCAGGCTGCCAGCACGTTGCGAACGCGGTCCGGCAATGTCGTCGGAACCAGTGGTTCTCCCTGCGGGTCGGCCTTGTCCAGCTTGAGCCAGGCCAGGAGGCACACGGCCAAGGAGTAGACGTCCGACCGGTAGGTCGCCGCGTGGCCCGAGGCGCGGCACTCGGGCGCGCGGAAGGGGCGGCCAAGGTCGTCGATATCGTCCACATCGGTGATCGTGGCATCCGCGTTGGTGAACTTCGCCAGCAGGAAGTCGGAGAAGGTCACCTTGTCCGACGTCTCGGGCACCCAGATCCGGCTCGGATGCAGCGCGCGGTGCACGATCTCCGCGGCGTGGATGTCCGCCAGACCCGCGTAGGCGCACGCCGCCACCTCGGCAAAGGTCGCGGTCGATGGCCTGTCCCCAGCCACGATCCGTTGCCGCAACATGCTGAGGTCAGCCGGGGGCAGGTACATCGGCGCAACCCACAACTGGTCGTCGTTCTCGCTGAAGTAGGGCTCGACCTGGAAGACCACGCCGGTCGGGGCGAGCTTCCGCATCGCGTCGTACTCGCGCAGGACCTCCTTGTCGCTGGCTGCGAGCTCCTTCTCCGACAGCCCCTTGCGGACGTAGGTCAACAGGATCCGTGCGCTGCCATCGGGGTGCACGGCCACGTACCGCGGGCCGCGGGGTGTCGCGTCGAGCTCATCGATGATCGAGTAGCTGCCGAGCCGGGCTGGGCGGGCTGGGCGGTCTGGCAGCCCCTTGACCAGTGTCAGGATCTGCGCTCGGTACGGGCCGAGGTCGAACTGCTTCTTCATCGCCTGGTCGATGTCGAGCAGCTTCCGCTCGCAGCCGACCAGGCGGGCCACCTGGTCAGGGACGCGCGAGTCGGCGATGTCGAAGCTGACGTCCGACGAGGACAACACCACGAGATGGCGGACAAGGTGAACATCAGGGCGCTTGGGCACCACCCGGTCGAGCCGGGTGCGCAGTATGCGGGCAACACTGTTGACCTGGCTAATCGGGCTACCCAGCGCCTTGTGGGACTTGCGGTCGTACCAGAGTTCCTCGGTGCCTACGAGCTCGCCGTGCCAGGACTTCTCCTCGATGATGGTGACGCTGTTCGGGCCGACAGCGATGAAGTCCGAGTCGCGGGTCTTCGTGCCGCTGACGATCTGACGACCGCAGACAACCGTCCAGTCGTCGGGGAGGTGATCGCGAAGATAGACCGCGGTGGCCTCCTCGCCTGGACCGCCCCATGCACCGTGACGAACGATCTCTGCCACCATTGCCCCCGTCTTCTCGCCATCCTCGGCCGTCACCGGTCTGCTCGAGGCTGGCGCAACCGTCTCGCCACATTTCTATCGCTTGTCGCATATCCCCGGCGCGGAGGGTGCGGCAGACATGCAGCTCTAGCGAAGTCCGACTTTCGGTGACCTTGAGTAGTTGAGTGAATACTTGGAGACCGGTTCGCTGGTTGGCGTAGATAATTGGGTGAATCTGACAGATCCGTTCCAGGCGGCTTCCTTGTCGGACTGGCGCCAGCGAGGGGCCGGCGCCGTCGGCGCCAGCAATACCCACAGCCATAGGGCGTCGAGGTGCGGCTCATCCCTGCGGGTGGGGGCACACTGCCGGCCGTGCACGTGGGGGGCGATCTACCCTCGACCTCGCTGGGTAGAAGGTGTTTGAGATCGTCGGTTAGATGATTCTCTGTAGCGGTCGGGGTCCTGACCATCGGGCGGGTGCGCGCCGGTCGATCCGCCGGGCCATGACGCCGATCATCGCCCAGCGGATCAGGGCCTCGGCGTGGTCGGGGCGGCGTTCGTAGTCCCGGGCGTGACGACGGTGCGCGGTGATCCACGCCAGGGTCCGTTCGACGACCCAGCGACGGGGCCAGAGCTTGAAGCCCTTCTGCCCCGCAGGCCGGCGCACGACCTGCACCCGTAGGCCAAGCGGGTGGGCGGCCCAGTCCACGATCGTCCCGGCGAACATCCCATCGCCGAACACCAGCTGTAACCGCCGGCCGGCGAAGTAACTGTCGAGAAGAACCTGCCGCCCACCGGCGGTGTCATGCGTACTCGCGGGAACGACCAGCACAGCCAGCAGCAGACCCAGGGTTTCAACGACGAGGAATCGCTTGTGGCCGTCGACTCTCTTGCCCATGTCGAAGCCGCAGCTGGCCGCCGGGACGGTGTCGGCGCCCTTCACCGACTGGGAGTCGATGATCCCCGCCGTCGGGTCGGTGTCACGTCCTTCCTGCACGCGGAGCTGGTCGCGTAACGCGTCGTGGACACGTTCGGTCACGCCCTGGTCGTGCCAGCGGGCGAAGTAGTGTGGAGCGCCGCCATCCGGCGGCGCGTCTTCCGGCATTACAGCGTCCTTCCCTTCTCGAACCCACTGCCGCCCTTCCCCATGCACCGGGCTCTCCCCGGCTCGGAGTACTACGGCGGCTCCGTCCCACCCCACCGGTTCGACGGTCGGTGCGTCTATCCCGCCGGCCAGCTGGCTACCGGCCGGCCGGGAATCCGGACAGAGCGGTTCCCACGTTCACCATATTTCGTTTGTCGGAGGAGGAGGAGGAGGAGGAGCCCGACTGTGTCCCAGCGGCATCGCCACGGGTACGCCGCAGACTTTCCCCGTGGCCTCCGGCTCGGCGGTTTCAGACTTCCCTGAAGTTCCCTCACACCCGGGCGGGTGCTCGGTGCGCAGCGCGCCTGGCCCTTATCTACCAGATTTGAGCATTCCTGGCGGTGTGGCCGCCACCTGATCAAATGAGAATGTTGTGGGCTGCGGTGACCTGTTTGTCGGGTGCTGGGTCGCGGCTGGGATGATGGTGGGGCGTTGCCCGGTCGACGTCGGCTCTCTCTGGTGCGGACGAGCCCGTGTTTGAATATGGCGGCGGAGGCCTGGGGTACTTGTTCCTGCTGCCGTGAGCGCGTTCCTCGGTTTCCGTGTTCAGGCTTCCCCGGGCAACGCGCCCTGAAGAGTGTTTCCTGGTTGGGAAGGGAGGCAGAGGTGGAAGTGGTGTTCCCGCGCTGCGCGGGACTCGACGTCCATCGGGACACGGTGGCCGCGGCGATACGGATCCAGCCCGCGAAAGGACCCGCGAAAGTCGAGGTCCGAACGTGCACCACGACCGGCGGTCGCTGGGGCTCCTGGCGGACTGGCTGGCCCAGAACAAGGTCACGATCCCGGGGATGGAATCAACCGGGGTTTACTGGAAACCTGTCTTCCACATCTTGGAAGACCAGTTCGAGTGCTGGCTTCTCAACGCCGCGCATGTGCGTAACGTACCAGGCCGGAAAACGGATGTGGCGGACGCGGCGTGGCTCGCGGACCTCGTCGCGCACGGCCTGGCTCGGTCGTCGTTCGTTTCCCCGAAGCCGTTCCGGGACCTGCGGGAGCTCACCCGGGCGCGGCGTACGGTCGTGGAGAAGAAGACCCGCGAGGTGCAGCGGCTGGAGTAGCTCATGCAGGACGCCGGGGTGAAGCTGACGTCGGTGGCCTCCCAGCTGCTGGGTGTGTCCGGCCGGGCGATCCTGGAGAAGATGATCGCCGGTGAACGGAACCCCGAGTACCTGGCCGAGCTGGCACGCGGCCAGCTGCGCGGGAAGATCCCCCAGCTGAGCGAGGCGTTGGCGGGGACGTTCCGCTCCGGCCATCACGGGTTCCTCGCCGCCCAGCTGTTGGAACGCATCGATCTGTGCGACGAGATCGAGGAGCTCGACCGTCGGATCGAGGTGATGATCGCCCCTTTTGTCGAGACGGTGGACCGGGTCCAGACGATCCCGGGGGTGGGTAGGGTCACCGCGATCGTGCTGCTCGCCGAGGTCGGGATCGACATGTCCCGGTTCCCGACCGCGGGGCATCTGGCGTCCTGGGCGGGGATCTGCCCGGGGAACCACACCGCGGGCGGGAAACGGCTGTCCGGTCGTACCCGCCACGGGAACAAGCGGTTACGTACCTCGTTGACCGAGGCGGCGTGGGCCGCGGCCCGGAGCAAGAACGCCTACCTGGCGTCGCACCACGCCCAGGTCCGGGGCCGCCGCGGGGTCCAGAAAGCGATCGGGACGACCCGCCACGACATTCTCATCGCCTACTGGCACATCGTCGCAGGCAACACCGAGTATCGCGATCTCGGTGGTGACTGGCATGCCCGCCGGCGCCGGAACCCGGAGAAACGAAAGAACACCCTCGTCGGCGAACTGGAGAAGCTCGGCTACACCGTCACCATCGAACCAGCGGCCTAAACCCACTAATCCTCTGAAAACACATCCGCCACGCGTGGACCGACCGGCACTGGGTCCCCGTGCGATCCTGTATGCCCTGACCCAGCCTCTCCGAGGTCCGGTAATTCACTCCTCAGGTGGCTCGGGGTTTCACGGATGCAAAGTGGGAGGAGCGCCAGGCTCCTGGTAGTCGGCGTTCGATCGCACAGGGGCTTGGGATTGTCACGGATGCCCTTTTCGATGCTCCCGTACCGGCGGAGTTCGCCGAGCTTGTCCGTGAGGCCCTGGCAGGCTGGTCGTTCAACACCGGCGCGCGCACGGTAACAGGTCGGGATGGGCGCAGCCGTGAGGCCACGCCGCCTGCCGGCTGGGCGGGGGTGCTGGACTGGATGGAGCGGCATAGCAGGCCGGTGACGGACCTGGCCGAC from Frankia alni ACN14a harbors:
- the mads6 gene encoding methylation-associated defense system protein kinase MAD6, with amino-acid sequence MTAEDGEKTGAMVAEIVRHGAWGGPGEEATAVYLRDHLPDDWTVVCGRQIVSGTKTRDSDFIAVGPNSVTIIEEKSWHGELVGTEELWYDRKSHKALGSPISQVNSVARILRTRLDRVVPKRPDVHLVRHLVVLSSSDVSFDIADSRVPDQVARLVGCERKLLDIDQAMKKQFDLGPYRAQILTLVKGLPDRPARPARLGSYSIIDELDATPRGPRYVAVHPDGSARILLTYVRKGLSEKELAASDKEVLREYDAMRKLAPTGVVFQVEPYFSENDDQLWVAPMYLPPADLSMLRQRIVAGDRPSTATFAEVAACAYAGLADIHAAEIVHRALHPSRIWVPETSDKVTFSDFLLAKFTNADATITDVDDIDDLGRPFRAPECRASGHAATYRSDVYSLAVCLLAWLKLDKADPQGEPLVPTTLPDRVRNVLAACMAVSPNDRPDAREAAEMLAGYLREERKRSARPVRGAKVDKYELLEELGSGATAMTWLMIDRRMDIRHTLKIMHSMGMQDRLRTELKHLNKLKHDRIVRATDYLWEPFGPALIAEYVEGQTVKKLAPTLRGNPAACLKILHDMLDALEYAHQRKVLHRDVSPNNIIVDADDRATLIDFGVASDGADHSIVGTLPYQAPEIAAGRSWSDAADLYSLAVVCFEALTGRYPYEDNGRYQNKANLVRPTDEEVSATGGATLLEVLLHGSDPNPDRRFASASAFRNALTHSLAQEAQPSSIHPDDAKILEESRQETETAPERTWLVNPNVDDIRQLFRNSRLGNSGNRGLDSPFANQTYVETRLDERLVPRIVDGRPRLVVFSGNPGDGKTAFLERLSATLLERAATVLARDASGWRLELDGHEFASVYDASESHEDMSADDLLRRALEPLTDPARATHYTALIAANDGRLLDFLEREAGRYPEIADKLTQTDGDDSTAEETGIDRVDLKKRSMASTEAAADSLTVRMLDALVTDDLWSACSGCLAEPRCPIVRNASDLREPQAQDRLHRLVLTSHLRRGRRPTIRDLRSALAYLVTVDLGCLDIHREFRDGLLGLSALDRHFSAAAFNALGGRDRLLDEWRMLDPGAVSAPRAERLLAPKARTADEVIRAKRRYYFTAADEELAAVGHLGPYRHLDAFTAILAGSPSDEFLEPLLRGLSRCIGPVGYNDLGVAVSVGEPTDDGGAVVKILPAEEFRIEAEQPDDSYVEAAADVFTLRHSKGQAAMTVDVDLFELLMRAATGYLPTNPEVTPLLEELGLFRSRLTLERAQKVIVIEPNGRRNTIDLTGTTIELLGADR
- a CDS encoding IS5 family transposase: MPEDAPPDGGAPHYFARWHDQGVTERVHDALRDQLRVQEGRDTDPTAGIIDSQSVKGADTVPAASCGFDMGKRVDGHKRFLVVETLGLLLAVLVVPASTHDTAGGRQVLLDSYFAGRRLQLVFGDGMFAGTIVDWAAHPLGLRVQVVRRPAGQKGFKLWPRRWVVERTLAWITAHRRHARDYERRPDHAEALIRWAMIGVMARRIDRRAPARWSGPRPLQRII